Proteins encoded within one genomic window of Methanosarcina barkeri str. Wiesmoor:
- a CDS encoding FmdE family protein: protein MSEECSNENTGVKIAPFSEVSKFHGHVCPGLTIGYMAAKAGIEELCVDRDIDEELVTIVENDACGVDAVQVVTGCTIGKGNLIYRDYGKQAFTFICRESGKAVRVVLKSNFNTDDIDPELNKLHPKVMSGTATESEILEFRKRMNGISEYMRGVPAEEMFDIKYVNVEIPHKARIFNSVKCSKCGEMFAESRARMQDGEIVCVSCYDEYTRGW, encoded by the coding sequence GTGTCTGAAGAGTGCTCGAACGAAAATACAGGAGTAAAAATAGCTCCTTTTTCTGAGGTTTCAAAGTTTCATGGACACGTATGTCCGGGACTGACCATCGGTTATATGGCTGCCAAAGCTGGCATAGAAGAGCTTTGTGTTGATAGAGACATCGATGAAGAGCTTGTGACTATTGTAGAAAATGACGCATGCGGAGTTGACGCGGTGCAGGTTGTAACGGGCTGTACTATCGGAAAAGGTAATCTTATCTACAGGGATTATGGAAAGCAGGCCTTCACTTTCATATGCAGAGAAAGCGGCAAAGCTGTCAGGGTAGTTCTGAAATCCAACTTTAACACTGATGATATCGACCCGGAGTTAAACAAGCTCCATCCCAAAGTAATGTCCGGTACGGCCACGGAATCCGAAATACTGGAGTTCAGAAAACGGATGAATGGTATCTCGGAATATATGAGAGGAGTCCCTGCTGAAGAAATGTTCGATATAAAATATGTAAACGTAGAAATCCCTCATAAAGCCAGGATATTCAATTCGGTAAAGTGCTCAAAATGTGGTGAGATGTTTGCTGAATCCCGTGCCAGAATGCAGGATGGAGAGATAGTATGCGTATCCTGTTATGATGAATATACCAGAGGGTGGTAA